CTCGGCCGAGGTCCAGGTAGCCTGGGAAGCTAGCAAGCGCGTCGGGGCACAGGTGGCCGAGACCGTGCGCCAGTTGGCGCGGCTGCGCAACGCCGCCGCCCGGCGCCAGGGCTTCCGGGATCACTTCCAGCGCTCGCTGACCCTGGACGAGCTCGATGAAAACCGCTTGATGGAGCTGTTCTCGCGCCTGGAGTCCGATACCCGATCGGCTTTCACTCGCCTCAAGGCCGAGATCGATTCCGACCGGGCTGCATGGTTCGGCGTCGCCGAATCGGCCCTGATGCCCTGGCACTATCCGGACCGGTTCTTTCAGGAAGCGCCTCCGATGGGCGGGGTCGACATGGATTCCCTGTTCGGCGAAGTCGATCCCACCGAGCTGGCGCAGCGCACCTACGACGGGCTCGGCCTCGAAGTACGCGACATCCTGGCCCGATCGGACCTGTACGCCCGCCCGGGAAAGAATCAGCATGCGTTCTCTCTACATCTCGACCGGGAAGGCGATGTGCGCACGCTCAACAACCTGGAGCGCGATCTGAATTGGAACAACACCCTCCACCATGAGCTGGGCCACGCCGTATACGACAAGTACCTGGACCCGTCCCTGCCCTGGATGCTGCGCATGCCTTCCCATACCCTGACGACGGAAGCCGTCGCCATCCTGATGGGCGGGGTCACCCTCCAGCGCCCATGGCTGACCGGCGTGCTTGGCCTGGGCGGCAGTCAGGCGGATCGAATCGCCCAGAGCGCCGGCCGCCGGGCGCGTGCCGACGGATTGATCTTCACCCGCTGGTGCCTCGTGATGACGCTGTTTGAGAAGGCGCTGTACCACAACCCTGAAGGTGACCTGGATGGCCTGTGGTGGGACCTGGTCGAGCGCTATCAGCTGCTGCGAAGACCGGCCGGGCATAATGCCCCCGACTGGGCAGCCAAGTACCACGTGGCCCTGGCCCCGGTCTACTACCAGAACTACGAACTCGGCCATCTGGTGGCCGATCAGATCGACCACTGCCTGAAGCAGGAGGCCGGCGGGCTGGTTGGCCGCAAAGCGGCAGGCCAGTGGCTGAAGGACCGGATCTTCCTGCCCGGCGCCACCCACGACTGGGAGGCGCATGTCGCCTCGGCGACCGGCGAGCCGCTCAATCCGGCGTACTTCGCTCGGGCGCATGCATAGACCCCATCCCGCATACCCGGTCCGCCGGGAGCGGTGCCGGCTGGGATGATGATGCCCAGCCGATCGGGCGAACGGATCGCGCGGGCGCCGGAATAGCCGACGCCGCGCTGGCCACCACAATACCCCCGGGCCGTTGCCGGCCCGGGGGTCCCTTTCATCCTGAGACCTTCACAATCTGCAGGTCCTGCAGGAGCCCGACGGCCGCCGGGGGCAGCTCTTTGCCCTCAGGAACGCCCTCCCTCAATCGCCGAAGGCTTCCACGCTCCAACCCAATTCGTAGTTCGGCATGGACTCGCGCCCGGAGGCGAGATCCCCGCAGACGAGAGGTGACCGTGGGCCATTGTGAGACTCGGCTTGGGTGGCCTAAGGCGCCCCGGGGCCTTCAGCTGGCGCCTCGCCGACCATCGGTGTCGTCGCTCGCAAGAAGCCGGCGAAGAGAAGGATCGCGCCCAGGAATTCGCTCAGGTACAGAACGCCGGTGACGCCCATGCGGCTGAACTCGCCGCCGAGCGCCGGGAGCAACGCCCCGGCAGCGATCATCAGGTTTCCGAGGGTGCGGTGCAGCAGGATCCGCTTGCGCCAGAAGATCCAGGCCGAGTACAGCGCCCCACCCACCAGCGTCACCGTCCCATATAGGTTGAAGATCGGGGTCAGGGAGCGAATTCCCGAAGTCACAATGGCGTGCCCGCTCAGCTCGCTGGCGGTGTGCAGGCCGGAGGTCATCAACGAGGGATCGAGTTCAGCGCCGAACACTCGGGAGGCGGCGTACAGCGAGCCGATCCCAAGGGCGACCATCAGCCCGTCGGCCCAACGGCGCTTGGCCAGCAGGTACACGGTGCCTTGCCCCAGCCAGGCCGCGACCAGGATCGCGCCGAACAAGTACCACAGGCGGAAGGCCAGGGGATTCCACCCCCACAGGCCATAGTACGCCTCGCAGAAGCCGCCGATGGCGTAGAACGTCATGCCGATCCCCCATAGCAGCAAGTATGGCCCTCGGCGCCGGGCATAGCGGCGGAAGACGATGGCCGCAAAGACAAAACTCAGGATCGAGGAGGCCAGCGGAATGAGGGTCAGGAAAGTGTTCATCTGTTCACTCCATCGCCCGCATCGGGGCGTCGGGGCACCTGGCCGAAGCCTGCGGACACCTAGCCTCCGACGCCGGGCAGCAGACCCAGCCCAATCGCCAGGGCGAGGATCACCGCCGCGGACAGGGCGACCAAGAGCACAATCAGGAAAAGCGGAACCAGGCGTTCGTACAATCGCGGATACTTGCGCGAAGTCGGGTCGCGCGGTTTCTCTGGGGCCACCTCGCGATTCTAACACCCCTGTCTCGGCCCTGGGCTCGGTATGCCCCAGGCGGCTAAGGGAGGAGGGATCCGCAGCTCTGCGCTACACAAACGACGAAGCCCGGCGGTAACGCCGAGCTTCGCAACCCGGTTTCTGCAGGACAGGCGTCAGTTGTTGGTGGACCTCAGGCCAAGCTCCGAGCCCGAACGAACGCCAACGATCTGTGCCAGGATGCTCAGGGCGATCTCCTCCGGCGCCCGCCCGCCGATGTCGAGGCCGATCGGGGCATACAGCCGCCCAAGCTCTTCCTCCGTCAGGCCGGCTTCCAGCAGGCGCTCATGCCGGAGACGGTTGGTGCGTTTGCTGCCAAGGGCTCCAACGTAGAAGGCCGGACTGCGCAGGGCTGCGATGACGGCCGGATCGTCGATCTTCGGGTCATGCGATAGGATGGCGACCGCTGTCCCATCGGTTACGCCCAGTGAGTCCAATGCTTCATCCGGCCACAGGATCAACCGATCGTCCGCCTCGGGTAAACGCTCCGCCGTGTTGAACCCGCGACGAGGGTCTATCACGACGACCCGGTAGCCGGCTGCCTTCGCCAGCCGGCAGAGCGCAACGCCGATGTGCACCGCCCCGACGATCACCAATAGCGGCGGCGGTCGATCGACATCGAAGAAGACCTCGACCTCGGCCTCCGGCTGGGGGTAGATCCTGACCTCGGGGCTGCCGCTGGCGAGCAGCTCGCGACCGTCGGCCTCCATCGCCGCTGTGAGCTGGGATGGCGGCGTCGACCCGTCGGCTCCCGTGCCGTCGACCAGCCGCGAGCTCCCGATCATCGCCTCCGGCCCACCCACCACGACCGCCCGCACGGCACTGCGGCGCTCGGCGATGGCCGCCGCCCAGCGCTCGAAGGCCCCGGGCTGCGCCAGCAGTCCGGACACCGGCTCGACCAGGACCCGGATCTCTCCTCCGCACGCCAGGCCGAGCTGCCAGGCGGTGTCATCGGCCACGCCGTAACGCAGAAGCCGGGGTCGGCCGGTCCGCAGCACCCCGAGGGCCTCTTCCACAACGGCGCCCTCGACGCAGCCGGCACTGACCGAGCCGACCATGGCACCATCCTGATCGATCAACATCTTGGACCCGGCCGGCCGCGGGGCTGAGCCCCAGGTGCTGACAACCGTCGCCAGCGCCACAGCTTTGCCCTGCGCCAGCCAGGCCTGCAGATCAGACAACACATCCCGCATGGCGCGGCTCTCTTCCTCCGGTCGGCCCTCCGATCAGGCCTTGGCCTGATCGATGCCGACCTGCAACTGACCCAGCCGTTTCGACCGGT
This is a stretch of genomic DNA from Anaerolineales bacterium. It encodes these proteins:
- a CDS encoding XdhC family protein, which encodes MRDVLSDLQAWLAQGKAVALATVVSTWGSAPRPAGSKMLIDQDGAMVGSVSAGCVEGAVVEEALGVLRTGRPRLLRYGVADDTAWQLGLACGGEIRVLVEPVSGLLAQPGAFERWAAAIAERRSAVRAVVVGGPEAMIGSSRLVDGTGADGSTPPSQLTAAMEADGRELLASGSPEVRIYPQPEAEVEVFFDVDRPPPLLVIVGAVHIGVALCRLAKAAGYRVVVIDPRRGFNTAERLPEADDRLILWPDEALDSLGVTDGTAVAILSHDPKIDDPAVIAALRSPAFYVGALGSKRTNRLRHERLLEAGLTEEELGRLYAPIGLDIGGRAPEEIALSILAQIVGVRSGSELGLRSTNN